The region ACTAAGAGCCTGCTTTAATTTTAATTCAAAACATGTTAGACTTCGACAGGCTTAGCCTGACACCTCTAAAAGAAAGATATTTTGGATAAACAATGTCACCCTGAACCTGTTGAAGAGTATTGTACTATAAAGTTAAGCCTATTTTAATATTTATAAATTCCTAATTCTGAGTTCGCGTTTTAATCTGATATTTATTGGATGCTTTGTCCATAAAGAAGTATTTCTTTCCGTCTTGGCTCACCTCAAATAAATGAGCCTCTTTCCATGACAAGTTTTTCTTAATATCTTCATACTCAAACCCAATAACAACTCTGTTATTTTTATCTACAACCCCGAATTTATCATTCTTTATTGCAATAATCATCGGATTCTCCTGATCATCGGAATCCATGACAAACAAATACTGGTATTGCGGTATTATATAAACCTGCGATAAATCTGCAACTCCCTGAAGATTTTTTTTTACAAGACCATAATTCTCACCATTCTTGTAGATCGTAAATGCAGGCATTTGAAAATCCTTTTTGCAACGTCCCAGATCTTCATTCTTATACCGATATAAAGCTTTACCTGTTTTGTCTATCCGATAAGCAACCTTATCTATCTCTACTGTAGCATAGTTCTTTTTACCATACAGTCTAATATTCTCATTTGGAGACTGTGTAAGATTGCAATCTTCGGTAAAAAATAAAGCCAGATTAAATTTTGGAGGAATTATAAGTCTTCCTGCGGTATTGATATAACCATACTTTCCGTTTTTGAATACCGGGATCAACTCCGGAATATCATTCTTATCAGAAGTTACCTGTACTAACCTATTCTGTTGCCCATTAGCAATTATAAAGCAAGAAAAAAACAAAATTGTTACAGCAAATATTTTGTTCATTTGCGTTGTGTTTACTCACAAATTTGAGAAAACTTCTTCCGTCGGACAAATTTTTAAGATTTTTTATAGGTTTCTCAGAAGCCAGAAAGCTATAACAATAAAAAGAATCATATAAATAGCCTTTTGTCCAAACAGTACTTTTCTGAACCTTGGATATTTGGCTTTCACTTTATCCTGATTAAAGATAAAGCCTAGAATAATATAAGGAATTGCTATAATAAATAACGGATTATAAGCGAAAGATTGTTTTATTTCTCCATGTAACAAAGCATGCAAAGCTCTTTGCGAACCGCATCCCGGACAGTCATACCCCGTCAGTAATTTAAAAGGGCATTGTAAAAAGAATCCTGATGTCTCCGGGTTATATCGATAAAAAATATAAACTGCCCCTCCGCACAGCAAAAGCAGTACAACTACAGAAAGAAACTTATACTTTTTTATTATTTCCATTCACCTGTTGTAGCAGAAAGTACAATTGCAAAGACATAAAACGCTACTACAATCGCAACAATAATAACCCATGAAATTACAGACCATATGACCATTTGCTTTGCCAGCTTCGATGCTTTTTTAGCACCTGGAATATCACCTCTGTAGAATTTAGATTCCACTGAAGCAGCATTAATTATTCCTATAATCCCAAGAATCTGACAGCAAAATACAGTAACCAGTACAGACTCTACCAGCCATGTTTTTGGAGGAAAATTTTGTTGCGAGTCTGGAGTAATTATCGAAGTATCATCAATGTGTTCCATAATAATTTTAATTCCGCGTAAATATAATGCAAAACAGGCAATTTACACTATATTTATAACCAATCTAAATAAGATTCACCTTAAAAGCCCGTATAAAATTCGTATTTTTGTATACTTTTTCACACCAAATGTGTGATTTACTAACGAATAAAACTTTGTAGCATATGACCTTTGATTTGGATATGATCAAAAAAGTTTATTCTGATTTCGACAACAGAGTAAACGCAGCAAGAGAGTTTATGGGAAGACCTCTTACTTATTCAGAGAAAATTTTATGTTCCCACTTATTTTCCACTCAACAGCCAGAAGCTTTCAAACGCGGAGAATCTTATGTAGACTTCGCTCCGGACAGAGTTGCTATGCAGGACGCTACAGCACAAATGGCTTTACTACAGTTTATGCAAGCTGGTAAGAAGAAAGTTGCAGTTCCTTCTACGGTACATGCAGACCACCTTATCCAGGCTAGAGTTGGAGCAGACAAAGACCTTCAAGAAGCAGAAAATAAAAACAACGAAGTTTATCAATTCCTTCAGTCAGTTTCTAATAAATATGGTATCGGATTCTGGAAGCCGGGAGCTGGTATTATTCATCAGGTAG is a window of Elizabethkingia anophelis R26 DNA encoding:
- a CDS encoding WG repeat-containing protein, with amino-acid sequence MNKIFAVTILFFSCFIIANGQQNRLVQVTSDKNDIPELIPVFKNGKYGYINTAGRLIIPPKFNLALFFTEDCNLTQSPNENIRLYGKKNYATVEIDKVAYRIDKTGKALYRYKNEDLGRCKKDFQMPAFTIYKNGENYGLVKKNLQGVADLSQVYIIPQYQYLFVMDSDDQENPMIIAIKNDKFGVVDKNNRVVIGFEYEDIKKNLSWKEAHLFEVSQDGKKYFFMDKASNKYQIKTRTQN
- a CDS encoding DUF2752 domain-containing protein encodes the protein MEIIKKYKFLSVVVLLLLCGGAVYIFYRYNPETSGFFLQCPFKLLTGYDCPGCGSQRALHALLHGEIKQSFAYNPLFIIAIPYIILGFIFNQDKVKAKYPRFRKVLFGQKAIYMILFIVIAFWLLRNL
- a CDS encoding CD225/dispanin family protein, producing MEHIDDTSIITPDSQQNFPPKTWLVESVLVTVFCCQILGIIGIINAASVESKFYRGDIPGAKKASKLAKQMVIWSVISWVIIVAIVVAFYVFAIVLSATTGEWK